The proteins below come from a single Mesobacillus jeotgali genomic window:
- a CDS encoding fasciclin domain-containing protein: MMKKFGAVLLAAMMVISIANPGFAAGNPGNKKDIVDTAVAAGNFKILAAALEKAGLVETLKGEGPFTVFAPTDEAFNKLLKDLGITADELLARQDLKDILLYHVLPGKVMSGDLKEGMKAQTLAKKNVTISLDPVQVNDANVVTPDIEASNGVIHVIDKVLLPK, from the coding sequence ATGATGAAGAAGTTTGGTGCAGTTCTTTTGGCAGCGATGATGGTGATATCAATTGCGAATCCTGGATTTGCTGCGGGCAATCCAGGAAATAAAAAGGATATTGTCGATACGGCAGTAGCAGCAGGAAATTTTAAAATTCTAGCAGCTGCGCTCGAGAAAGCAGGTCTGGTTGAAACGTTGAAAGGCGAAGGGCCGTTCACAGTTTTTGCGCCAACAGATGAAGCATTCAACAAGCTTCTCAAGGACCTGGGCATTACAGCAGACGAGTTGCTGGCAAGACAGGATCTGAAGGATATCCTGCTGTACCATGTGCTTCCTGGCAAAGTCATGTCGGGTGACCTGAAGGAAGGTATGAAGGCACAGACACTGGCAAAGAAAAATGTCACCATCTCACTTGACCCGGTTCAAGTAAATGACGCGAACGTCGTAACTCCTGACATTGAAGCGTCTAATGGTGTCATCCATGTAATCGATAAAGTTTTGCTGCCAAAATAA
- a CDS encoding MFS transporter: MQKEKLWTKDFISISLVNFVMMLSMYLLIVTMASYATDAYDASSSMAGLASSIFIIGVLFARLYAGKEVARIGSKRMLIGGIVFFVVITALYLIPSNIYVLLAVRFLHGVGIGFASTATGTIVAQVVPASRKGEGISYFSLSVILSTAIGPLIGLPMISQFGYESMFIFSLVVGMLCLPVALMVKEPVVDNTAEGAGSKGFSLGKYLEPNALPVSIVMFVIALAYSGTLSFIASFAKEADLTEAGSMYFFVYAMAVLFSRPFTGKLMDAKGANFVAYPAMIAFALGMLVLSQANSGALFLLAAALIGLGYGNFQSVAQTVAIKMTPPHRMGLATSTFFIMMDIGIGVGPFLLGYMVPDYGYRGLYLAMVPLIIIGVFTYYALHGKKEKSLTQQNA; this comes from the coding sequence ATGCAGAAAGAAAAGTTATGGACGAAGGATTTCATTTCGATTTCGCTTGTGAATTTCGTGATGATGCTTTCTATGTATCTATTGATTGTAACGATGGCATCGTATGCCACAGATGCGTATGATGCGTCATCTAGTATGGCCGGCCTGGCTTCGAGTATTTTCATCATCGGGGTCCTTTTTGCCAGATTGTATGCCGGCAAAGAGGTTGCGAGAATTGGCAGCAAGAGGATGTTGATTGGCGGGATAGTGTTTTTCGTTGTGATTACTGCTCTTTATCTCATCCCCTCCAATATTTATGTCCTTCTGGCTGTCCGTTTTCTCCATGGTGTCGGCATTGGGTTTGCGTCAACCGCGACGGGAACGATTGTGGCGCAGGTGGTTCCTGCCAGCAGGAAGGGCGAAGGAATCAGCTACTTCAGTTTGAGCGTGATTTTATCGACGGCGATTGGTCCGCTGATCGGCCTGCCGATGATCAGCCAATTTGGCTACGAAAGCATGTTCATTTTCTCACTCGTTGTTGGAATGCTCTGTTTGCCGGTTGCCCTTATGGTAAAGGAACCAGTTGTGGATAATACGGCTGAAGGTGCCGGCAGCAAGGGATTCAGTTTGGGGAAATACCTGGAGCCCAATGCATTGCCAGTCTCCATTGTTATGTTCGTCATTGCGCTCGCATACTCTGGGACGCTCTCATTCATCGCGTCATTCGCGAAAGAAGCAGACCTGACAGAAGCGGGGAGCATGTACTTTTTCGTATACGCCATGGCTGTCTTGTTTTCAAGGCCGTTCACGGGGAAGCTGATGGACGCCAAAGGTGCCAATTTCGTTGCTTATCCGGCAATGATTGCTTTTGCGTTAGGCATGTTGGTTTTAAGCCAGGCGAATTCAGGGGCTTTGTTCCTTTTAGCTGCCGCGCTCATCGGGTTAGGGTATGGAAACTTTCAATCTGTCGCCCAGACGGTTGCCATCAAAATGACTCCGCCGCATCGAATGGGCCTCGCCACCTCGACCTTTTTCATCATGATGGATATTGGGATAGGTGTCGGCCCATTCCTGCTTGGCTACATGGTGCCGGACTATGGATACCGCGGGCTGTACCTGGCGATGGTGCCGCTGATCATCATCGGTGTCTTTACCTATTACGCACTCCATGGAAAAAAAGAAAAGAGCC